Proteins encoded together in one Vicia villosa cultivar HV-30 ecotype Madison, WI unplaced genomic scaffold, Vvil1.0 ctg.006605F_1_1, whole genome shotgun sequence window:
- the LOC131643022 gene encoding putative disease resistance RPP13-like protein 1 isoform X2, with the protein MAATMIGGAFLSATLQTLVEKLASTEFLDYIRNTKLDVSLLRKLQTNLLTLQAVLDDAEERQINNLAVKKWLDDLKDVVLDAEDLVNEIIYDSLRCNMENTKAGNRTNKVWNFLSSPFKNFYIDMNSQLKIMCETLEPFAQHKDTLGLQTKTARVSRRPPSSSGVNESVMVGRNDDKDTIINMLVSDCGTSRSNNLGVVAILGMGGVGKTTLAQLVYNNEKVEQHFDFKVWVCVSEDFDVVRVTKSLLESVVRNTTSAASKVWESDNLDILRVELNKITRKKRFLFVLDDLWNDSYNDWDELVSPLVDGNPGSSVIITTRQQKVAEMTKTFPIFKLDPLSHEDCWSILSKHALGSDEHHPSKNTTLEKIGRKIARKCGGLPIAAKTLGGLLRSRVDTMAWTDILNSNVWNLPNDNIMPALHLSYQYLPSHLKRCFAYCSIFPKDYPLDREKLVLLWMAEGFLDYSDEVKLPEEVGDGCFAELLSRSLIQQSNDGAPGKLFVMHDLINDLATSVSEKICRRPECGDIPEKVRHLSYNQEAYDIFMNFKHLYNLKCLRSFLPISSNWFRAALSIKVVDDLLPTFKRLRVLSLSKYVNITKLPDSIGCSSLTELPVHMGNLISLRHLDISGTAIKELPMEIGELENLQTLSVFLVGKRNKGLSIKELGKFPNLQGKFTIKNLNNIVDAKEAEEANLKNKEKIEELELIWGKQSEDSLKVKIVLEMLQPPINLKSLVIDLYGGTSFPNWLGNSSFSNMVSIEIRNCEYCMTLPPLGQLPSLKKLSISNLLLLETIGPEFYCVEEGECSSSTFQPFPSLEHMKFHSMPNWKDWISFEGINFAFPRLRTMVLRDCPVLTGDLPDHLSCMEDIEIKGCYKLLETTHTLNWLSAIKIVTIKKDFNHEVFSTDSPLQHAAAAESYPMFISKTITSSICLTHLKLRHIQSLTAFPTNGLPASLQSLDIDGCRKLSFMPFETFQNYTSLVSLYMWDSCDSLTSFPLDGFPALQTLSIHVCRSMNSIFISESPSNRQSTLQSLKITSVGSLNVNLRLDTLTNLEHLNLCCQGELSFCEGVCLPSKLQTIDISFGRTKPHVNEWCLQDLTALSRLKIQESGEMENTSTVASLLPISLVSLCVGDNMSFEGSGLRHFSSLQNLDFVDCRHLKSLPENCLPSSLKSLQFDDCKQLESLPEDSLPTSLKRLTIRDCPVLEERYKRKENWSKIAHIPVIQINDQLKI; encoded by the exons ATGGCTGCAACTATGATAGGAGGTGCTTTTCTCTCTGCAACTCTTCAAACCTTAGTTGAGAAACTTGCTTCAACAGAGTTTCTTGATTATATCAGAAACACCAAGTTGGATGTCTCCCTCTTAAGAAAGTTACAAACAAACTTGCTCACTCTTCAGGCTGTGCTGGATGATGCAGAAGAAAGGCAGATCAACAATCTTGCTGTCAAAAAATGGCTAGATGACTTGAAAGATGTTGTCTTAGATGCTGAGGATTTGGTCAATGAAATAATTTACGACTCCCTTCGGTGCAACATGGAGAATACTAAAGCTGGAAACAGAACTAATAAGGTGTGGAACTTTCTTTCATCTCCTTTCAAAAACTTCTATATAGATATGAATTCCCAATTGAAGATCATGTGTGAAACACTTGAACCTTTTGCACAACATAAAGATACCCTTGGATTGCAAACAAAAACTGCTAGAGTTTCTCGAAGACCACCTTCAAGTTCAGGGGTTAATGAATCTGTCATGGTCGGTAGGAATGATGATAAAGATACAATCATCAATATGCTTGTATCAGACTGTGGCACCAGCAGAAGTAATAACTTAGGtgttgttgcaattttgggtatggGAGGTGTCGGAAAAACAACTCTTGCACAACTGGTCTACAATAATGAAAAAGTTGAACAACATTTTGATTTCAAAGTCTGGGTTTGTGTATCAGAGGACTTCGATGTTGTGAGAGTAACCAAGTCTCTCCTTGAATCTGTTGTTAGAAATACAACATCAGCTGCTTCAAAAGTCTGGGAAAGCGATAACCTTGATATTCTTCGAgttgaattaaataaaatcacgAGGAAGAAAAGATTTTTGTTTGTGCTGGATGATTTGTGGAATGATAGTTACAATGATTGGGATGAGCTAGTAAGTCCTCTTGTTGATGGAAACCCTGGAAGTTCGGTGATTATAACAACGCGTCAACAAAAAGTTGCAGAGATGACAAAGACATTTCCTATTTTTAAATTAGACCCTCTGTCACATGAAGATTGTTGGTCTATACTCTCAAAACATGCATTGGGTAGTGATGAACATCATCCTAGTAAGAACACAACCCTTGAAAAGATTGGTAGGAAGATTGCAAGAAAGTGTGGTGGATTGCCAATAGCTGCAAAAACTCTGGGAGGACTTCTACGCTCAAGGGTAGACACAATGGCGTGGACTGATATTTTGAACAGCAATGTATGGAACTTACCAAATGATAATATTATGCCTGCATTACATTTGAGTTACCAATATCTTCCCTCTCATTTGAAAAGATGTTTTGCATATTGTTCAATTTTTCCAAAAGATTATCCACTTGATAGGGAGAAATTGGTTTTGTTGTGGATGGCAGAGGGCTTCCTTGATTATTCTGACGAGGTAAAATTGCCAGAGGAAGTAGGTGATGGTTGCTTTGCTGAATTATTGTCTAGGTCCTTAATTCAACAATCAAATGATGGTGCTCCTGGAAAATTGTTTGTCATGCATGACCTTATAAACGACTTAGCTACATCCGTATCTGAAAAAATTTGTCGTAGGCCTGAATGTGGTGACATTCCTGAAAAGGTTCGACATTTATCATATAATCAAGAAGCGTATGATATTTTCATGAATTTCAAGCATTTATACAATTTAAAATGCTTGCGAAGCTTCCTACCCATTTCTAGTAATTGGTTTAGAGCTGCCTTGTCCATTAAGGTGGTTGATGATTTGTTGCCAACATTCAAAAGGTTGCGGGTGTTATCGCTTTCAAAGTATGTAAACATCACCAAGCTACCAGATTCAATTG GTTGCTCCAGTCTCACTGAATTGCCAGTGCATATGGGAAATTTAATCAGCTTACGTCACCTTGATATAAGTGGGACTGCCATAAAAGAGTTGCCTATGGAAATTGGTGAGCTAGAAAACCTCCAAACTTTGTCTGTTTTTTTAGTGGGTAAGCGAAATAAAGGGTTAAGTATCAAAGAACTAGGGAAATTCCCAAACCTACAAGGAAAATTTACCATAAAAAACCTTAACAATATCGTTGATGCAAAAGAGGCAGAAGAAGCCAACctgaaaaacaaagagaaaattgaggaGTTAGAGCTAATATGGGGAAAACAAAGTGAAGATTCACTGAAAGTGAAAATTGTGCTCGAAATGTTGCAACCACCAATAAACTTGAAGAGCCTGGTCATTGATTTGTATGGAGGGACAAGTTTTCCGAATTGGTTGGGAAATTCTTCATTTTCTAACATGGTGTCCATTGAGATTCGTAATTGTGAATACTGCATGACACTTCCACCGCTAGGCCAACTACCTTCCCTCAAGAAGCTTAGTATATCgaatttgttgttattggagaccATTGGCCCAGAGTTCTATTGTGTTGAGGAAGGAGAATGTTCCAGTTCTACCTTCCAACCATTTCCTTCCCTTGAGCATATGAAATTTCACAGCATGCCAAATTGGAAGGATTGGATTTCCTTTGAAGGCATAAATTTTGCATTTCCTCGACTTAGAACTATGGTGTTACGTGATTGTCCTGTACTAACAGGAGATTTGCCTGACCACCTTTCATGCATGGAAGACATTGAAATAAAAGGTTGTTATAAGCTATTGGAAACTACCCATACTTTGAATTGGCTATCGGCAATCAAAATAGTGACAATTAAAAAAGATTTTAATCATGAAGTTTTTTCGACCGACTCTCCTTTGCAACATGCAGCTGCTGCTGAAAGTTACCCAATGTTTATTTCTAAAACAATCACGAGTAGTATTTGTCTTACTCACTTGAAACTCAGACATATTCAATCTCTTACTGCGTTTCCCACAAATGGTCTACCCGCTTCATTGCAGTCACTTGATATTGATGGGTGTAGGAAGTTATCCTTCATGCCTTTCGAAACATTTCAAAATTACACATCACTTGTGAGTCTTTATATGTGGGATAGCTGTGATTCACTTACATCATTTCCACTTGATGGTTTCCCTGCGCTCCAAACACTTTCCATTCATGTTTGTAGGAGTATGAATtccatttttatttcagaaagtCCTTCTAATCGGCAGTCAACCCTCCAATCACTTAAAATCACATCAGTTGGATCACTTAATGTCAATCTTCGATTGGACACGCTCACCAATCTTGAACATTTGAATCTTTGCTGTCAGGGAGAGTTGTCATTTTGTGAAGGAGTCTGTCTACCCTCCAAATTACAAACAATTGATATTTCTTTCGGAAGAACAAAGCCGCATGTAAATGAATGGTGTCTCCAAGACCTAACCGCTCTTTCAAGATTGAAAATTCAAGAAAGCGGTGAAATGGAAAACACCTCGACGGTCGCTTCGTTGCTCCCCATCTCCCTTGTGTCTCTCTGTGTCGGTGATAATATGTCCTTTGAAGGAAGTGGGCTTCGACACTTCTCCTCTCTCCAAAATCTCGACTTTGTTGATTGTCGACATCTAAAGTCATTGCCAGAAAACTGCCTTCCTTCCTCGCTGAAATCACTTCAATTTGATGATTGTAAACAACTAGAGTCATTACCAGAAGACAGCCTCCCTACCTCTCTTAAGCGGCTGACCATCAGAGATTGCCCTGTGTTAGAAGAAAGGTATAAAAGGAAGGAAAATTGGTCCAAAATTGCTCACATTCCTGTCATACAAATAAATGACCAACTCAAAATATGA
- the LOC131643022 gene encoding putative disease resistance RPP13-like protein 1 isoform X1 produces the protein MAATMIGGAFLSATLQTLVEKLASTEFLDYIRNTKLDVSLLRKLQTNLLTLQAVLDDAEERQINNLAVKKWLDDLKDVVLDAEDLVNEIIYDSLRCNMENTKAGNRTNKVWNFLSSPFKNFYIDMNSQLKIMCETLEPFAQHKDTLGLQTKTARVSRRPPSSSGVNESVMVGRNDDKDTIINMLVSDCGTSRSNNLGVVAILGMGGVGKTTLAQLVYNNEKVEQHFDFKVWVCVSEDFDVVRVTKSLLESVVRNTTSAASKVWESDNLDILRVELNKITRKKRFLFVLDDLWNDSYNDWDELVSPLVDGNPGSSVIITTRQQKVAEMTKTFPIFKLDPLSHEDCWSILSKHALGSDEHHPSKNTTLEKIGRKIARKCGGLPIAAKTLGGLLRSRVDTMAWTDILNSNVWNLPNDNIMPALHLSYQYLPSHLKRCFAYCSIFPKDYPLDREKLVLLWMAEGFLDYSDEVKLPEEVGDGCFAELLSRSLIQQSNDGAPGKLFVMHDLINDLATSVSEKICRRPECGDIPEKVRHLSYNQEAYDIFMNFKHLYNLKCLRSFLPISSNWFRAALSIKVVDDLLPTFKRLRVLSLSKYVNITKLPDSIGNLVQLRYLDLSFTKIKSLPDTVCNLYNLQTLNLLGCSSLTELPVHMGNLISLRHLDISGTAIKELPMEIGELENLQTLSVFLVGKRNKGLSIKELGKFPNLQGKFTIKNLNNIVDAKEAEEANLKNKEKIEELELIWGKQSEDSLKVKIVLEMLQPPINLKSLVIDLYGGTSFPNWLGNSSFSNMVSIEIRNCEYCMTLPPLGQLPSLKKLSISNLLLLETIGPEFYCVEEGECSSSTFQPFPSLEHMKFHSMPNWKDWISFEGINFAFPRLRTMVLRDCPVLTGDLPDHLSCMEDIEIKGCYKLLETTHTLNWLSAIKIVTIKKDFNHEVFSTDSPLQHAAAAESYPMFISKTITSSICLTHLKLRHIQSLTAFPTNGLPASLQSLDIDGCRKLSFMPFETFQNYTSLVSLYMWDSCDSLTSFPLDGFPALQTLSIHVCRSMNSIFISESPSNRQSTLQSLKITSVGSLNVNLRLDTLTNLEHLNLCCQGELSFCEGVCLPSKLQTIDISFGRTKPHVNEWCLQDLTALSRLKIQESGEMENTSTVASLLPISLVSLCVGDNMSFEGSGLRHFSSLQNLDFVDCRHLKSLPENCLPSSLKSLQFDDCKQLESLPEDSLPTSLKRLTIRDCPVLEERYKRKENWSKIAHIPVIQINDQLKI, from the coding sequence ATGGCTGCAACTATGATAGGAGGTGCTTTTCTCTCTGCAACTCTTCAAACCTTAGTTGAGAAACTTGCTTCAACAGAGTTTCTTGATTATATCAGAAACACCAAGTTGGATGTCTCCCTCTTAAGAAAGTTACAAACAAACTTGCTCACTCTTCAGGCTGTGCTGGATGATGCAGAAGAAAGGCAGATCAACAATCTTGCTGTCAAAAAATGGCTAGATGACTTGAAAGATGTTGTCTTAGATGCTGAGGATTTGGTCAATGAAATAATTTACGACTCCCTTCGGTGCAACATGGAGAATACTAAAGCTGGAAACAGAACTAATAAGGTGTGGAACTTTCTTTCATCTCCTTTCAAAAACTTCTATATAGATATGAATTCCCAATTGAAGATCATGTGTGAAACACTTGAACCTTTTGCACAACATAAAGATACCCTTGGATTGCAAACAAAAACTGCTAGAGTTTCTCGAAGACCACCTTCAAGTTCAGGGGTTAATGAATCTGTCATGGTCGGTAGGAATGATGATAAAGATACAATCATCAATATGCTTGTATCAGACTGTGGCACCAGCAGAAGTAATAACTTAGGtgttgttgcaattttgggtatggGAGGTGTCGGAAAAACAACTCTTGCACAACTGGTCTACAATAATGAAAAAGTTGAACAACATTTTGATTTCAAAGTCTGGGTTTGTGTATCAGAGGACTTCGATGTTGTGAGAGTAACCAAGTCTCTCCTTGAATCTGTTGTTAGAAATACAACATCAGCTGCTTCAAAAGTCTGGGAAAGCGATAACCTTGATATTCTTCGAgttgaattaaataaaatcacgAGGAAGAAAAGATTTTTGTTTGTGCTGGATGATTTGTGGAATGATAGTTACAATGATTGGGATGAGCTAGTAAGTCCTCTTGTTGATGGAAACCCTGGAAGTTCGGTGATTATAACAACGCGTCAACAAAAAGTTGCAGAGATGACAAAGACATTTCCTATTTTTAAATTAGACCCTCTGTCACATGAAGATTGTTGGTCTATACTCTCAAAACATGCATTGGGTAGTGATGAACATCATCCTAGTAAGAACACAACCCTTGAAAAGATTGGTAGGAAGATTGCAAGAAAGTGTGGTGGATTGCCAATAGCTGCAAAAACTCTGGGAGGACTTCTACGCTCAAGGGTAGACACAATGGCGTGGACTGATATTTTGAACAGCAATGTATGGAACTTACCAAATGATAATATTATGCCTGCATTACATTTGAGTTACCAATATCTTCCCTCTCATTTGAAAAGATGTTTTGCATATTGTTCAATTTTTCCAAAAGATTATCCACTTGATAGGGAGAAATTGGTTTTGTTGTGGATGGCAGAGGGCTTCCTTGATTATTCTGACGAGGTAAAATTGCCAGAGGAAGTAGGTGATGGTTGCTTTGCTGAATTATTGTCTAGGTCCTTAATTCAACAATCAAATGATGGTGCTCCTGGAAAATTGTTTGTCATGCATGACCTTATAAACGACTTAGCTACATCCGTATCTGAAAAAATTTGTCGTAGGCCTGAATGTGGTGACATTCCTGAAAAGGTTCGACATTTATCATATAATCAAGAAGCGTATGATATTTTCATGAATTTCAAGCATTTATACAATTTAAAATGCTTGCGAAGCTTCCTACCCATTTCTAGTAATTGGTTTAGAGCTGCCTTGTCCATTAAGGTGGTTGATGATTTGTTGCCAACATTCAAAAGGTTGCGGGTGTTATCGCTTTCAAAGTATGTAAACATCACCAAGCTACCAGATTCAATTGGTAATTTGGTTCAATTGCGATATCTAGATTTGTCCTTCACTAAAATCAAAAGCTTGCCTGATACAGTATGTAACCTTTACAATTTGCAAACTTTGAATTTATTAGGTTGCTCCAGTCTCACTGAATTGCCAGTGCATATGGGAAATTTAATCAGCTTACGTCACCTTGATATAAGTGGGACTGCCATAAAAGAGTTGCCTATGGAAATTGGTGAGCTAGAAAACCTCCAAACTTTGTCTGTTTTTTTAGTGGGTAAGCGAAATAAAGGGTTAAGTATCAAAGAACTAGGGAAATTCCCAAACCTACAAGGAAAATTTACCATAAAAAACCTTAACAATATCGTTGATGCAAAAGAGGCAGAAGAAGCCAACctgaaaaacaaagagaaaattgaggaGTTAGAGCTAATATGGGGAAAACAAAGTGAAGATTCACTGAAAGTGAAAATTGTGCTCGAAATGTTGCAACCACCAATAAACTTGAAGAGCCTGGTCATTGATTTGTATGGAGGGACAAGTTTTCCGAATTGGTTGGGAAATTCTTCATTTTCTAACATGGTGTCCATTGAGATTCGTAATTGTGAATACTGCATGACACTTCCACCGCTAGGCCAACTACCTTCCCTCAAGAAGCTTAGTATATCgaatttgttgttattggagaccATTGGCCCAGAGTTCTATTGTGTTGAGGAAGGAGAATGTTCCAGTTCTACCTTCCAACCATTTCCTTCCCTTGAGCATATGAAATTTCACAGCATGCCAAATTGGAAGGATTGGATTTCCTTTGAAGGCATAAATTTTGCATTTCCTCGACTTAGAACTATGGTGTTACGTGATTGTCCTGTACTAACAGGAGATTTGCCTGACCACCTTTCATGCATGGAAGACATTGAAATAAAAGGTTGTTATAAGCTATTGGAAACTACCCATACTTTGAATTGGCTATCGGCAATCAAAATAGTGACAATTAAAAAAGATTTTAATCATGAAGTTTTTTCGACCGACTCTCCTTTGCAACATGCAGCTGCTGCTGAAAGTTACCCAATGTTTATTTCTAAAACAATCACGAGTAGTATTTGTCTTACTCACTTGAAACTCAGACATATTCAATCTCTTACTGCGTTTCCCACAAATGGTCTACCCGCTTCATTGCAGTCACTTGATATTGATGGGTGTAGGAAGTTATCCTTCATGCCTTTCGAAACATTTCAAAATTACACATCACTTGTGAGTCTTTATATGTGGGATAGCTGTGATTCACTTACATCATTTCCACTTGATGGTTTCCCTGCGCTCCAAACACTTTCCATTCATGTTTGTAGGAGTATGAATtccatttttatttcagaaagtCCTTCTAATCGGCAGTCAACCCTCCAATCACTTAAAATCACATCAGTTGGATCACTTAATGTCAATCTTCGATTGGACACGCTCACCAATCTTGAACATTTGAATCTTTGCTGTCAGGGAGAGTTGTCATTTTGTGAAGGAGTCTGTCTACCCTCCAAATTACAAACAATTGATATTTCTTTCGGAAGAACAAAGCCGCATGTAAATGAATGGTGTCTCCAAGACCTAACCGCTCTTTCAAGATTGAAAATTCAAGAAAGCGGTGAAATGGAAAACACCTCGACGGTCGCTTCGTTGCTCCCCATCTCCCTTGTGTCTCTCTGTGTCGGTGATAATATGTCCTTTGAAGGAAGTGGGCTTCGACACTTCTCCTCTCTCCAAAATCTCGACTTTGTTGATTGTCGACATCTAAAGTCATTGCCAGAAAACTGCCTTCCTTCCTCGCTGAAATCACTTCAATTTGATGATTGTAAACAACTAGAGTCATTACCAGAAGACAGCCTCCCTACCTCTCTTAAGCGGCTGACCATCAGAGATTGCCCTGTGTTAGAAGAAAGGTATAAAAGGAAGGAAAATTGGTCCAAAATTGCTCACATTCCTGTCATACAAATAAATGACCAACTCAAAATATGA